CGAGAAAGACAAGCCTTGTTTTAGCAATATATCCGTGTGGTTCGCCGGGTTCCCAGATGATGACAGAACCTGGTCCTGCCTCAACCTCCTCTTTGTCAGAAAGGAATTTACCTGTGCCTTCAAGCACTGTCATAATAACCCTTGAGGATGAGCAGCACTTTTGCACACCCTGTCCGGGTTCAGAGCAGAACATGGCG
This Deltaproteobacteria bacterium DNA region includes the following protein-coding sequences:
- a CDS encoding cupin domain-containing protein; this translates as MEKIDTKGLIEFKKDSKNSFLIFDSEQARFAMFCSEPGQGVQKCCSSSRVIMTVLEGTGKFLSDKEEVEAGPGSVIIWEPGEPHGYIAKTRLVFLATIAPRP